In Chloroflexota bacterium, one DNA window encodes the following:
- a CDS encoding PD-(D/E)XK nuclease family protein, producing MTIRRDNVYVWVTWLSRLLVGDASCEWASWYKAHYSGYARASRDFSLSTWKMHHTWLLNDVRDRLEAKGHTVTTERANWFRLQGGSGAMVAGQADLVSVSPDDQITVYDVKTGAQRDSDVAQVMIYMYALPLVADSPWTNKSPNGCLVYRDGTEIHIPSTAIDADFREGLHDLIRRVVSDEPARRVPSPPECNWCDLTDLDCPERLESELPYDGSANCTALPDF from the coding sequence GTGACGATACGACGAGACAACGTGTATGTCTGGGTTACCTGGCTGTCGCGCCTGCTAGTCGGCGACGCCTCCTGCGAGTGGGCGTCGTGGTATAAAGCACATTACAGCGGATACGCCAGGGCCAGCCGCGACTTCAGCCTCTCCACCTGGAAGATGCACCATACATGGCTGCTCAACGATGTGCGGGACAGGCTCGAAGCAAAGGGCCATACCGTCACAACCGAGCGGGCCAACTGGTTCAGGCTGCAGGGCGGCTCAGGCGCGATGGTGGCCGGGCAGGCTGATCTGGTGTCGGTCTCGCCGGACGACCAGATTACGGTGTATGACGTCAAGACCGGCGCTCAGCGGGACTCGGACGTTGCGCAGGTGATGATCTACATGTACGCGCTTCCCCTGGTGGCGGACTCTCCATGGACAAACAAGTCGCCGAACGGTTGTTTGGTGTACAGGGACGGCACCGAGATTCACATACCCTCGACTGCCATCGACGCGGATTTCAGGGAAGGGCTTCACGACCTGATAAGGCGCGTGGTGTCGGACGAACCCGCGCGCAGGGTCCCCAGCCCGCCTGAGTGCAACTGGTGCGATCTGACTGACCTCGACTGCCCGGAACGTTTAGAAAGTGAACTACCCTATGACGGCTCTGCCAATTGCACGGCGTTGCCGGATTTCTGA